One genomic region from SAR92 clade bacterium H455 encodes:
- a CDS encoding VOC family protein, whose product MTAQLQIKSALHHNAYVTNDMPAVREFYEEVIGFELAATWCEKADLFGKERVYMHCFFDIGNGAALAFFQFRDAEDHAEFGPELAHSAFRHLAMVVDKETQDGIRDRLAAAGYTAPDTYILDHGYCYSLYVKDPAGLLIEFTVDHDDAEAINAQKKINAHADLARWLGGDHRPNNENFHR is encoded by the coding sequence ATGACTGCTCAATTACAAATAAAAAGTGCGCTGCACCACAATGCATATGTCACCAACGATATGCCAGCGGTGCGCGAATTTTACGAAGAGGTAATCGGCTTCGAGCTCGCTGCCACCTGGTGTGAAAAAGCTGATCTGTTTGGTAAAGAGCGTGTGTACATGCACTGCTTTTTCGATATTGGCAATGGCGCGGCACTGGCATTCTTCCAGTTCCGCGACGCCGAAGATCACGCTGAGTTTGGACCGGAATTAGCGCACTCGGCCTTCCGCCATTTAGCCATGGTGGTCGATAAAGAAACTCAGGATGGTATTCGTGATCGTCTGGCGGCAGCAGGTTATACGGCACCAGACACCTACATACTCGATCATGGTTACTGCTATTCGCTGTATGTCAAAGATCCTGCAGGGCTGCTGATAGAGTTTACCGTTGACCACGACGATGCTGAGGCAATCAATGCACAGAAAAAAATTAATGCACACGCCGATCTGGCACGCTGGTTAGGTGGCGATCACAGGCCAAACAATGAAAATTTTCATCGCTAA
- a CDS encoding flavodoxin family protein: protein MRVAIAYHSGYGHTERQAQAVAAGVNAVEGVAADLVPVEDLVDAESSAWAALDKADAIIFGSPTYMGSASAAFKGFMDATSSRWMEQRWAYKIAAGFTNSGSQNGDKQNTLVQFCTLAAQHGMVWVNLNLMPGNNHSAGSKDDLNQLGASLGAMAQSNVDAGADTAPGKSDLDTAAALGSNVANAVLRWNKP, encoded by the coding sequence ATGAGAGTAGCAATTGCATATCATTCAGGCTACGGCCACACCGAGCGCCAAGCGCAGGCCGTCGCCGCTGGCGTCAATGCCGTCGAGGGTGTCGCAGCAGATCTAGTGCCGGTAGAGGATTTGGTCGATGCTGAGTCATCCGCTTGGGCTGCACTGGATAAAGCCGACGCGATTATATTCGGGTCGCCCACCTATATGGGTTCAGCCAGTGCCGCTTTTAAAGGGTTTATGGATGCCACCTCATCGCGCTGGATGGAACAGCGCTGGGCTTACAAAATTGCCGCCGGTTTCACTAACTCCGGTTCGCAAAATGGCGATAAACAAAACACGCTGGTGCAATTTTGCACTCTCGCGGCACAGCACGGCATGGTTTGGGTCAATCTCAATTTGATGCCCGGCAACAATCATTCTGCGGGATCAAAAGACGATCTCAACCAATTGGGTGCGTCGCTGGGCGCAATGGCGCAATCCAATGTTGATGCCGGCGCCGACACAGCGCCAGGCAAGTCGGATCTCGACACCGCCGCAGCTCTGGGCTCGAATGTCGCCAACGCCGTGCTCAGGTGGAACAAACCATAA
- a CDS encoding phenylacetate--CoA ligase family protein: MMYDAAVETRPVEEQFVRDNELFKRQLDYLLHHSDFYKAKLAEAGITSARDINGLEDIAKLPFTEKDEIRATQASCPPYGAHLAVDPAQLRRVFSTSGTTGVPCYLGLTQSDLDMYATNVARGYTAAGFRPGQAVVVGFNAGPFVAGGVYYGFDKIGCNVIPVGTGNTERMVTAIQRLGATGVSCTPSYALYLIEWCRDNGIAPESLGLKNMITAGEPGGGDPMIRGQIESALGCRVRESMGIGDISLSVWAEDDDGNGMSFMARDFVHVELIDSDSGQPIPWVDGAQGELVYTALQRQSMPLLRFRSRDHVVVNMNENPTGRTGPRIRCIGRTDDMLIVRGVNFFPTALRSVLQNHGQQVSGMFQVQPSVKGVSQPSPLPISIELGKGVGAPPSDLADSIKREIRERLLVSSAITMVNYGSMPRETYKSKLVDYSQAV; encoded by the coding sequence ATGATGTACGACGCTGCCGTGGAAACACGGCCGGTAGAGGAGCAATTTGTCCGCGATAATGAGCTGTTTAAACGCCAGCTGGACTATTTGTTACACCACTCCGACTTTTACAAAGCCAAGTTGGCCGAGGCTGGAATCACCAGTGCGCGGGATATCAACGGCCTGGAAGATATTGCCAAGCTACCGTTTACTGAAAAAGACGAAATCCGCGCAACCCAAGCCAGCTGCCCGCCCTATGGTGCACATCTGGCTGTGGACCCCGCTCAATTGCGCCGCGTCTTTAGCACCAGCGGCACCACTGGTGTGCCCTGCTACCTGGGGTTGACTCAGTCTGACCTGGATATGTATGCGACCAATGTGGCGCGCGGATACACCGCTGCAGGGTTCAGGCCTGGCCAAGCAGTAGTGGTCGGCTTCAATGCTGGCCCCTTTGTCGCCGGTGGCGTCTATTACGGCTTTGATAAGATTGGCTGCAATGTGATTCCGGTTGGTACCGGTAACACCGAGCGCATGGTAACGGCGATACAGCGTCTCGGTGCCACGGGTGTAAGCTGTACGCCTTCATATGCTCTGTATTTGATTGAATGGTGCCGGGATAATGGCATTGCCCCAGAATCGCTTGGCTTGAAAAATATGATTACTGCCGGCGAGCCTGGTGGTGGCGATCCGATGATTCGAGGTCAGATTGAATCTGCACTGGGTTGCCGAGTGCGCGAGTCTATGGGTATCGGCGATATTTCCCTGTCGGTGTGGGCCGAAGACGACGACGGCAATGGCATGAGCTTTATGGCCAGAGACTTCGTTCATGTGGAGCTGATTGACAGTGACTCTGGACAACCCATTCCATGGGTTGATGGTGCTCAGGGTGAGTTGGTCTATACGGCACTGCAGCGCCAATCGATGCCGTTGCTACGCTTTAGAAGCCGCGATCATGTGGTGGTCAATATGAACGAAAATCCCACTGGTCGAACCGGTCCGCGAATCAGATGTATTGGCCGCACTGACGATATGTTGATCGTGCGTGGGGTTAACTTCTTTCCGACGGCACTGCGTTCAGTACTGCAAAATCACGGGCAGCAGGTTTCTGGGATGTTTCAGGTTCAACCTTCCGTCAAAGGTGTCTCGCAACCATCTCCACTGCCTATCTCGATTGAACTAGGGAAGGGCGTCGGCGCACCGCCAAGCGATCTGGCCGACAGTATCAAGCGCGAGATCAGAGAGCGTTTGTTAGTTTCCTCGGCGATCACAATGGTGAACTATGGCTCCATGCCTCGTGAAACCTACAAGTCGAAGCTGGTGGATTACAGCCAGGCAGTCTGA
- a CDS encoding BamA/TamA family outer membrane protein, with protein sequence MRAKLLFLLLVGCSVQSTCMALSLSKLPFVGSDINILVPGNKPLQSVLIDELTQQRATNRQLQQYLKPNKIARYEIQLLTARLRAEGYYAAELSFALKEQQIVYSVDPGPLYRIVQLSIELPPGISVADKLVALNQGDALNAAAVHNAVETLRHYVASEYCLYKVNVRYSAKVLHASHSAELRLILEDSPAVTIGEIRFHGLQTVEESYLRQRLPFKSGDCYKTAALDRAQLQLMQTSLLVRTDIQPSQPVDGLVPISIRIAERVHRTLSAGIGFQTDNGVGLSLGWDHRNLMGRAENLSIDSLLSATEQRIETTLTVPLFRQPKQSISLFNTAQRIDSDAFNSQLAILGVEIARALTPRLRASVGVELEFSQIEDNFADDSFTLISLPLSLNYDRRDNPLDPRHGWVMGAVVRPYQDLGGAGRKFLQSTVAASGYHSFDRLPWQPTLALRLAMGAISGIQGNQLPANLRFYSGGGGSVRGYPFQTLGSITDGTPDGGLSFTELSFETRVRWGADWGAVAFIDGGYAFAEASPQLNAELLWGAGLGLRYYTSFAPIRFDIGVPLNQRAEMDDSFQLYISIGQAF encoded by the coding sequence ATGCGCGCTAAACTCCTATTTTTACTCTTGGTCGGCTGCTCGGTACAGTCCACTTGTATGGCGCTGTCGCTGTCCAAACTGCCGTTTGTAGGCAGTGATATCAACATCCTGGTGCCAGGCAACAAGCCGTTACAGAGCGTACTGATCGACGAATTGACGCAACAGCGTGCCACTAACCGCCAGCTGCAGCAGTACTTAAAGCCCAACAAAATTGCCCGCTATGAAATCCAGCTGCTCACCGCGCGCCTGCGTGCTGAAGGGTACTATGCGGCCGAACTGAGCTTTGCCCTCAAAGAGCAGCAGATCGTCTATTCGGTTGACCCAGGTCCGCTATATCGCATTGTGCAACTGAGTATTGAACTGCCGCCCGGTATCAGTGTTGCCGATAAGCTTGTTGCCCTGAATCAGGGCGATGCGCTCAATGCCGCAGCTGTACACAACGCCGTAGAGACTCTGCGGCACTATGTTGCCAGTGAATACTGTCTCTATAAGGTCAATGTTCGCTACAGCGCCAAGGTATTGCACGCCAGTCATTCGGCAGAGCTGAGGCTTATTCTAGAGGACAGTCCGGCAGTCACTATCGGCGAGATCAGGTTTCACGGATTGCAGACTGTGGAGGAAAGCTATCTGCGCCAGCGCCTGCCGTTTAAGTCGGGTGACTGCTATAAAACCGCCGCCCTCGACCGCGCCCAGTTGCAGCTGATGCAAACCAGCCTGCTGGTGCGCACGGACATTCAGCCTAGCCAGCCAGTCGATGGGCTTGTGCCGATCTCTATCCGGATTGCCGAGCGCGTGCACCGCACGCTCAGTGCCGGTATAGGGTTTCAGACTGACAACGGCGTCGGCCTGTCCCTCGGTTGGGATCACCGAAACCTGATGGGCAGAGCCGAAAATCTCAGTATCGATAGTCTGTTGTCCGCCACTGAGCAGCGTATTGAAACTACTCTCACAGTGCCACTTTTTCGTCAGCCCAAACAGAGTATCAGCCTGTTCAATACAGCTCAGCGCATAGACAGCGACGCCTTCAATTCCCAATTGGCGATTCTGGGTGTCGAGATCGCCAGAGCGCTAACGCCGAGGCTGCGCGCCAGTGTTGGTGTTGAGCTGGAGTTTTCTCAGATCGAGGACAATTTTGCCGATGACAGTTTCACCTTGATATCACTGCCCCTGTCGCTGAATTATGATCGCCGCGATAATCCGCTAGACCCGCGCCATGGCTGGGTGATGGGCGCTGTGGTTCGCCCCTATCAGGATCTTGGTGGCGCTGGCCGCAAGTTTCTCCAGTCCACAGTGGCGGCCAGCGGTTATCACAGCTTTGACCGTCTGCCCTGGCAGCCAACTCTGGCCCTGCGCCTAGCCATGGGTGCGATCAGCGGTATTCAGGGTAACCAGCTGCCGGCCAATCTGCGCTTTTACTCAGGTGGCGGCGGCTCGGTGAGGGGCTACCCGTTCCAGACCCTTGGCTCAATCACTGACGGCACCCCTGATGGTGGGCTGTCATTTACCGAGCTGTCATTTGAAACTCGCGTGCGCTGGGGCGCTGATTGGGGCGCCGTGGCATTTATTGACGGCGGCTACGCCTTTGCCGAGGCCTCACCGCAATTAAATGCGGAACTGCTCTGGGGTGCCGGACTGGGGCTGCGCTACTACACCAGCTTTGCCCCTATTCGCTTTGATATAGGGGTGCCGCTTAACCAGCGCGCCGAAATGGACGACAGTTTTCAGCTCTACATCAGCATTGGTCAGGCATTCTAA
- a CDS encoding translocation/assembly module TamB: MGRLLASVVTLLKSALSVCCATLLAFGALILLALGTETGRSQLSQIALAQLNASDELQIHIDDLRLPSLSEWHLAELLVERDGQVLLQIENLSLRWRPLGLFRQELIVEQLQIERLRFNSSAPKQPATTTAPFNGLSMPSPLQFIGLEGLIIGHLESAALPGTGLFGELLWRAGQPLQLVLNASTLEPYLGHPLSAAAKLELAEDLSLWRLEYLDLLIDNERGQHISGALQAGQLDFTVSLQRFPIDLLAQLPQVQTAHPAVAEFFSQGPHQTEVSATANIGGSLAAPSVKVEVKLEGHYSQSPLSLHLLAEGRLHGPLSDPLGDLRLVGRGSYQQQQLSLEGRLRKTPGRMLIDNLQLTADLGSASLQGAIELDSLAADLQITLTDASLALLALAGTELPADLSGQVNAQLGLVGLLSKPRLKGELRVAGQYLAMPFNLHAKGITDGQQSHLDSLELRLFDKPTLELAGDYSAAQFDLSMQVNQLPAELLHAAGWELPEGHFQGLLRLSGSPQQPQLNGDLQFATQLPVFDDQGEEQLANWLWQLRVATEQQSLRLVSRFQRHNSTPGELVLALPLQPYIGYLSQPTAGADLPLALSLEGLLDLESLSFLIDQDIQRLQGRVQADLKLGGTLAEPMIEGYLELVGGAYKNHLSGTEVHEIGCHLGAAISADQHIRLVVERCAGRDGSSGSYVVEGDIELPSQSNSGAINLSFHSQQANFIRRSDIESEVTGDLRLKGDFAQLKLSGALDLSPFTAVLGDSLSSAVPALKVEEVFAQADAKQSAAAPFPLPAISVDLAISASQQAYLRGRGLEAELRGQIALKGDVEALQYEGQFKTVRGVFELFGKQFRLQKGQVSFANNSIAMDISGSYKKGAQQIDVGISGTPDDIDISLSAVPTLPEDEVIAFIIFGKSLDTISPIEALQLAAAVQSLRSGSSRTFDPIGSTRQLLGVDSLNIGSGAGANGETGLNLGVGKYLNEKVYLEVERTPNPSQPWKGNITIELAPNITLESSTGGEAGVGSAQLLWKRDY; encoded by the coding sequence ATGGGCAGACTGCTGGCGTCTGTTGTGACCCTACTCAAATCTGCGCTGTCAGTCTGCTGCGCGACACTGCTGGCCTTTGGCGCGCTGATCCTGCTGGCTCTGGGCACCGAAACTGGACGTTCACAGCTGAGCCAAATCGCGCTGGCGCAGCTCAACGCCAGTGATGAACTACAAATTCATATCGACGACCTGCGGCTGCCCAGTCTCTCTGAATGGCACCTGGCCGAACTGCTGGTCGAACGCGATGGTCAAGTGCTGCTGCAAATAGAAAATCTGTCTCTGCGCTGGCGACCTCTGGGGCTGTTTAGGCAAGAGTTAATTGTTGAGCAACTGCAGATCGAAAGGCTGCGCTTCAACAGCAGCGCGCCAAAGCAACCAGCGACCACTACGGCTCCATTTAACGGCCTTTCTATGCCGTCGCCGCTGCAGTTTATTGGCCTTGAGGGGCTGATAATTGGACACCTCGAGAGTGCCGCCCTGCCCGGAACTGGACTGTTTGGCGAGCTGCTGTGGCGCGCCGGACAGCCACTGCAGCTGGTGTTAAATGCCAGCACTCTTGAGCCCTATCTCGGTCACCCGCTTAGCGCCGCCGCGAAGCTTGAGCTGGCGGAAGATTTGTCGCTGTGGCGGTTGGAGTATTTAGATCTGCTAATTGACAACGAGCGCGGGCAGCACATCAGTGGTGCTTTGCAGGCCGGGCAGTTGGATTTCACTGTCAGCTTGCAGCGCTTTCCCATCGACCTGCTGGCACAGCTACCACAGGTGCAAACCGCCCACCCGGCGGTCGCAGAGTTCTTCAGTCAGGGTCCACATCAGACAGAGGTCAGTGCCACTGCCAATATTGGCGGCAGCTTGGCCGCGCCAAGCGTCAAGGTGGAGGTCAAGCTTGAGGGCCACTACAGTCAGAGCCCCTTGAGCCTGCACCTGCTGGCCGAGGGGCGGCTGCATGGCCCGCTCAGCGATCCTCTTGGCGACTTGCGGTTGGTCGGTCGCGGCAGTTATCAGCAGCAGCAACTCAGTCTTGAAGGTCGTCTGCGCAAAACCCCAGGTCGCATGCTGATCGACAACCTGCAGCTGACTGCCGACCTGGGCAGCGCCTCGCTGCAGGGTGCCATCGAACTTGACAGCTTAGCTGCGGATCTGCAGATAACCCTAACAGATGCTTCGCTGGCGCTGTTGGCTCTAGCTGGCACAGAGCTGCCTGCGGATCTGAGTGGACAGGTTAATGCTCAGCTGGGCCTTGTCGGGCTACTGAGCAAACCTAGATTAAAGGGTGAGCTGAGAGTGGCGGGGCAGTATTTGGCTATGCCGTTTAACCTGCACGCCAAGGGCATCACGGATGGCCAGCAAAGCCATCTCGACAGCCTTGAGCTGAGACTGTTTGATAAGCCGACTCTGGAGCTGGCAGGGGATTACTCTGCGGCCCAGTTTGACCTCTCAATGCAGGTCAATCAGTTGCCTGCGGAGCTTCTTCATGCCGCCGGCTGGGAGTTGCCCGAGGGCCATTTTCAGGGTCTGCTAAGACTCTCGGGTTCGCCGCAACAGCCGCAGCTTAACGGTGACCTGCAGTTTGCTACACAGCTGCCAGTGTTTGATGATCAGGGCGAAGAGCAACTCGCCAATTGGCTTTGGCAGCTGCGGGTGGCAACCGAGCAGCAGAGCCTCAGGTTAGTCTCGCGGTTTCAGCGCCACAACAGCACTCCTGGCGAGTTGGTCTTGGCGCTGCCGCTGCAACCCTACATAGGCTATCTGTCACAGCCGACTGCTGGCGCCGATCTGCCGCTTGCCCTGTCGCTTGAAGGGCTCCTCGATCTAGAGTCGTTGTCATTTTTAATTGATCAGGATATTCAGCGTCTGCAGGGTCGAGTGCAGGCTGATTTAAAACTCGGGGGAACCCTCGCCGAGCCGATGATTGAGGGCTATCTGGAGCTGGTTGGGGGTGCCTATAAAAATCATCTCAGTGGTACAGAAGTGCATGAGATCGGCTGTCATTTAGGCGCGGCAATATCTGCTGACCAACATATCAGACTGGTCGTCGAGCGCTGTGCCGGGCGCGATGGCAGTTCGGGCAGCTACGTTGTAGAGGGTGATATAGAGCTGCCCAGCCAGTCTAACAGCGGGGCGATCAACCTCAGTTTTCACTCGCAGCAGGCCAATTTTATTCGCCGCTCTGATATCGAGAGTGAAGTCACAGGTGATCTGCGGCTGAAGGGGGATTTTGCACAGCTCAAGCTGTCGGGTGCCCTGGATCTGTCGCCCTTTACCGCCGTGCTTGGGGATTCATTATCCAGTGCCGTCCCGGCCCTCAAGGTGGAGGAAGTGTTTGCCCAAGCCGATGCGAAGCAGTCTGCGGCGGCGCCATTTCCGCTGCCGGCGATTAGCGTTGACCTGGCGATTAGTGCAAGCCAGCAAGCCTACCTTCGCGGCCGCGGTTTAGAGGCGGAATTACGCGGCCAAATAGCCCTCAAAGGTGATGTCGAGGCACTTCAGTACGAGGGCCAATTTAAAACTGTGCGCGGTGTCTTTGAGTTGTTTGGCAAGCAGTTTAGGTTGCAAAAAGGTCAGGTGAGTTTTGCCAACAACAGTATCGCTATGGATATTTCAGGTAGCTATAAAAAGGGCGCGCAACAGATTGATGTGGGGATTTCGGGCACTCCGGATGACATAGATATTAGCCTGTCTGCGGTTCCGACCCTGCCTGAAGACGAAGTTATCGCATTTATTATTTTTGGTAAATCCCTGGATACAATCTCGCCGATCGAAGCGCTGCAGTTAGCCGCGGCGGTTCAGAGTCTGCGCAGTGGCAGCAGTCGGACATTTGATCCCATAGGTTCAACCCGGCAACTGCTCGGCGTCGATAGCTTAAATATTGGCAGCGGCGCAGGGGCCAATGGCGAGACCGGTTTAAATCTGGGGGTCGGCAAATACCTCAATGAAAAAGTCTACTTGGAGGTCGAGCGCACACCCAACCCCTCGCAGCCCTGGAAAGGCAATATCACCATTGAGCTGGCGCCGAATATAACCCTGGAGAGTTCCACAGGCGGTGAAGCGGGCGTGGGTAGCGCGCAGCTGCTCTGGAAGCGCGACTATTAA
- a CDS encoding glycoside hydrolase family 16 protein, whose amino-acid sequence MELPTQPDEPVAVTDLTGNTSPESYAGYNLLWSDEFSGSALDNAKWGYDIGGDGWGNNELQYHGTENASVEGGYLIIEAREESFGGRSYTSSRINTKDKFSFKYGRVDIRAALP is encoded by the coding sequence GTGGAACTACCAACGCAGCCAGATGAACCTGTTGCCGTGACCGACTTAACCGGCAACACTAGCCCGGAGAGCTACGCGGGTTACAACTTGCTCTGGTCAGACGAGTTTTCCGGCAGCGCCCTGGATAATGCAAAGTGGGGCTATGATATTGGCGGCGATGGCTGGGGCAATAACGAGTTGCAGTACCACGGCACTGAGAATGCCAGTGTTGAGGGCGGCTATCTGATTATTGAAGCCAGAGAAGAGAGTTTTGGCGGCCGCAGTTATACCTCATCGCGGATCAACACCAAGGACAAATTTAGTTTTAAATATGGTCGTGTGGATATCCGCGCCGCTTTGCCTTAA
- a CDS encoding glycoside hydrolase family 16 protein — MWPALWMLGQNFSTVSWPYCGEIDIMEMVGGNGLENRTVGTAHWNNGGVYESNGTTKKPYAPVSYGDNYSLSGTETLANAFHIFGLTWTPDSITWYIDGVQYHSMAIDSSASLSAFQKDFFLIFNVAVGGDWPGSPDANTVFPQRMLVDYVRVFQQN, encoded by the coding sequence CTGTGGCCAGCGCTGTGGATGCTGGGGCAAAATTTCTCTACTGTCAGTTGGCCCTATTGCGGTGAGATCGACATTATGGAAATGGTCGGCGGCAATGGCTTGGAAAATCGCACAGTGGGCACTGCTCACTGGAATAATGGCGGCGTTTACGAGTCTAATGGCACCACTAAGAAGCCCTATGCTCCAGTATCCTATGGCGACAACTATTCCTTGTCTGGCACTGAAACCCTGGCCAATGCCTTCCACATCTTCGGTCTCACATGGACCCCGGACAGCATTACCTGGTATATAGATGGCGTGCAATATCACTCCATGGCGATCGATAGCAGTGCCAGTTTGTCTGCGTTTCAGAAAGACTTTTTCCTTATCTTCAATGTTGCTGTAGGGGGTGACTGGCCTGGTTCGCCGGATGCCAACACGGTATTTCCCCAGCGTATGCTGGTTGACTACGTGCGCGTGTTCCAGCAGAACTAA
- a CDS encoding beta-lactamase family protein produces the protein MRSKAALSIFTLVLFCLTAQLAAADQQLVTSEPMQGVPPARNSQVTMHNFRDYPMSKWAFQNIGAPLNTVVIPRQGNIAQLPGPSQSQLGAKLFATAAGEQQPFDQIFEDNYGDGVAVIQGRKLLHERYFHSFNPHAQHIWFSMSKSLASSAFGLLVEQGKVKLDKSPADYIPELKGSGFERVTIQQLLDHATALDFKETYTDMTSDFALYYAPALNMGWLPGARDVQPNNSEIYGVHDFLSRFIKPDPKREPGDNFDYNSSNADVLGWLIARISGQPFHDFIQQNIWAKLGAEHDAIIAVDRAYMPAVTGGMNSTLRDAARFGMMIRDSGKFNGQQIIPANWVDTTLDVSDQLKANMTANSNYKEEAWSAYHNMWWILDASIGEFAAVGIHGQVIYINRKADTVMVWFSSQPVAGAARNESFRAKLRAAREMAAGL, from the coding sequence ATGCGTTCGAAGGCTGCCTTATCCATATTTACCCTAGTATTATTCTGTCTCACCGCCCAGCTAGCTGCAGCTGACCAACAATTAGTAACATCAGAACCTATGCAAGGCGTGCCTCCAGCACGCAACTCCCAGGTCACCATGCACAATTTTCGCGACTACCCGATGAGCAAGTGGGCCTTTCAAAATATCGGCGCGCCACTCAACACTGTAGTGATTCCCCGTCAGGGCAACATTGCTCAGCTCCCCGGGCCATCGCAATCTCAGCTCGGTGCCAAGCTTTTCGCGACCGCCGCCGGTGAGCAACAGCCCTTTGATCAGATATTCGAAGACAATTATGGCGACGGTGTTGCAGTTATCCAGGGCCGCAAGCTGCTTCATGAACGCTACTTCCACAGCTTTAATCCCCATGCTCAGCATATTTGGTTCTCCATGAGTAAATCCCTCGCCAGCAGCGCCTTTGGTCTGCTTGTGGAGCAGGGCAAGGTAAAGCTGGATAAATCCCCCGCAGACTATATTCCTGAGCTCAAGGGCAGCGGCTTTGAGCGCGTCACCATCCAACAGCTGCTGGACCATGCCACCGCCTTGGATTTTAAGGAAACCTACACCGACATGACCTCAGATTTTGCCCTTTATTATGCGCCTGCATTAAATATGGGCTGGCTCCCTGGTGCCCGAGATGTGCAGCCGAATAATAGTGAGATCTATGGTGTGCATGATTTTCTCAGCCGCTTTATTAAGCCCGATCCCAAGCGCGAGCCCGGTGATAACTTTGACTACAACTCGAGCAATGCCGATGTGCTGGGCTGGTTGATTGCGCGCATCAGCGGACAGCCATTCCACGACTTTATTCAGCAGAATATCTGGGCCAAACTTGGTGCCGAACACGACGCTATCATTGCCGTGGACAGAGCCTATATGCCTGCAGTCACCGGCGGCATGAACAGCACACTAAGAGACGCGGCACGCTTTGGCATGATGATTCGTGACTCGGGCAAATTTAATGGCCAGCAGATTATCCCCGCTAATTGGGTTGATACCACCTTAGATGTCAGCGATCAGTTAAAGGCCAATATGACCGCCAACAGCAACTATAAAGAAGAGGCCTGGTCTGCTTACCACAATATGTGGTGGATTCTCGATGCGAGTATTGGTGAATTCGCCGCCGTCGGTATTCATGGCCAGGTTATCTATATCAACCGCAAGGCCGACACCGTGATGGTCTGGTTCTCCAGTCAGCCAGTGGCTGGTGCTGCGCGCAACGAAAGCTTTAGAGCCAAGCTGAGAGCGGCGCGGGAGATGGCTGCGGGGCTGTAG
- a CDS encoding SLC13 family permease — protein MVGLTDPMMVSAIILCTTFLGIFTEQFHGIERAKFAMAGAGAIIVAGQYFGFYSPQLALEAIDWNVVFLLAIMMLIVSIMISTGGFDHLAQYLARVSGGSQLKLLILLGTVVTVISLLIDNVTTVIIFGPLIIMICRSMGISPVPYLLSAALLSDTGGVATLVGDPPNLMIGSAAGISFNTFIVHMGPPVLLAWLSILLGMRFLFKKELTSPIVHSFDQVVEYTNRRLWHKSLFVMLVMVVLFVVHHRIGWQPWLVAAACLTLLVFMSRTIELEAVTMHLETPLLIFFISLFVVIGGVEHSGLLEVIGDQFRDAIAEHPKRAALQLLWVAAIFSALIDNIPFTAAMIPVLSGLQQDGINVSVLWWALAMGVGMGGNGSHIGSTANVYIVTVSERLARQTGKPELAITPMLWIRKGTPVMLVTLVICSLFIVFGYDYLFVPNL, from the coding sequence ATGGTTGGACTGACAGATCCGATGATGGTTTCCGCCATTATCCTGTGCACCACTTTTCTCGGTATTTTCACCGAACAGTTTCACGGTATCGAACGGGCAAAATTTGCCATGGCCGGTGCCGGGGCGATTATTGTCGCCGGACAGTATTTTGGCTTTTACTCACCGCAGCTGGCCCTCGAAGCCATCGATTGGAATGTGGTGTTTCTGCTGGCGATTATGATGCTGATTGTGTCGATCATGATCAGCACCGGGGGCTTTGATCATCTGGCTCAATATCTGGCTCGGGTCAGCGGTGGTTCACAGCTCAAATTGCTGATTCTCCTGGGCACAGTAGTCACTGTGATCTCGCTGCTGATAGACAATGTCACCACGGTGATTATCTTTGGGCCGCTGATTATTATGATCTGCCGTTCCATGGGTATTTCACCGGTTCCCTATCTACTCTCCGCGGCACTGTTGTCAGATACAGGCGGTGTTGCAACTCTGGTGGGCGATCCACCAAATCTGATGATCGGTTCGGCTGCGGGGATCAGTTTTAATACTTTTATTGTGCATATGGGACCGCCAGTTCTATTAGCATGGTTAAGCATATTATTGGGCATGCGCTTCCTGTTTAAAAAAGAGCTCACTAGCCCCATAGTCCACAGCTTTGATCAGGTGGTTGAATACACAAACCGTCGCCTCTGGCATAAATCCCTATTTGTTATGTTGGTAATGGTGGTGCTGTTTGTGGTTCACCATCGCATTGGTTGGCAGCCTTGGTTGGTGGCCGCTGCTTGCCTAACACTGCTGGTGTTTATGTCACGGACCATTGAGCTTGAGGCGGTGACCATGCATCTTGAAACACCGCTGCTGATTTTCTTTATCTCACTGTTTGTGGTGATCGGCGGTGTCGAGCACTCGGGACTGTTGGAGGTGATTGGCGATCAGTTTCGCGATGCGATTGCTGAGCACCCGAAACGAGCGGCGCTTCAGCTTCTCTGGGTGGCGGCAATCTTTTCGGCGCTGATCGATAATATTCCTTTTACTGCGGCGATGATTCCGGTGCTATCCGGGCTACAGCAAGATGGTATCAATGTCAGCGTGCTCTGGTGGGCGCTAGCCATGGGTGTGGGTATGGGGGGCAATGGCTCTCATATAGGCTCTACGGCCAATGTTTATATTGTTACAGTCTCCGAGCGTCTGGCGCGGCAGACTGGCAAGCCCGAGTTGGCGATTACGCCGATGCTGTGGATACGCAAAGGGACGCCGGTGATGTTGGTGACCCTGGTGATTTGCAGTCTGTTTATTGTCTTTGGCTACGATTATTTGTTTGTGCCCAACCTCTAA